The DNA window GCGGCCAAGGACACGCCGAGGATGGCGTTGGCGCCCAGGCGTCCCTTGTCCGGGGTGCGGTCGAGGTCGATCATGCACCGGTCGAGCTTGCGCTGGGCGCGGGCGTCCATGCCTGCCACCCGCCGCGCCAGGTTGCGCCGCACGTGGCCCACGGCCCGCCGCACGCCCTTGCCCAGGAAGCGCTCACCGCCGTCGCGCAGCTCCACCGCCTCGTGCTCGCCGGTGGAGGCGCCGGACGGCACGGTGGCTCGCCCGCGGGCGCCGTTGGTCAGCACCACCTCCACCTCGACCGTGGGATTCCCCCGCGAGTCCAGCACCTCCCGCGCCGCAACGCCCTTGATCTTCATCGCTTGCCTCCGATCTGTACCCGTCTGTCACTTTTTCGTAACAGATCACGCAAGGCATGACGAATTTGGGGCGGCGGAATGGACGGTCCCTGGTCGTAAACGACGGCCCAAATTGGGCTCGGCTGCGCCTCGCAAGGGTTGTCGGGTCGGTGGCGGGCCGCGCCTACAGCCGCGTCACCAGCCAGGCGGGGGTGAGGCGGAGGGCGTAGGCGTTGACGGCGGTCATGTTGTCGGTGACGAGGAGGAGGCCGACGGCGACCAGGAGAAGGCCGGCGGCGACGTGGATGGCGGGGAGCCAGGAGCCGAGGGCGCGGGAGAGGCGGAAGAACTGGTTCATGGCCAGGGCGCTGAGGAGCAGCGGCAGGCCCAGGCCGCCGGCGTAGGCGGAGAGCAGCAGCATGCCCCGGTACACTTCGCCGGAGGTGCCGGCCAGGGTCAGGATGGCGCCGAGGATCGGCCCGACGCAGGGGATCCAGGCCACCGCGAAGGTGAGGCCCACGAGCACCGAGCCGAGATAGCCGGCGGGCTTGCTGCGCAGGTTGAACTGGGCGTAGCGCTCCAGGGTGGCGACCCGGAAGAGTCCGGTGAGGTAGACCCCCACCACCAGGATGAACAGGCCCCCGACCACGCGCACCACGTCCTGGTAGCCGAGCAGCAGGCGTCCCAGCAGGCTCGCGGACGCGCCCAGCGCCACGAAGGCGATGGAGAAGCCCAGGACGAACGCCAGGGCGTTGCCCATCACCCGGCCGCTGCCGGCGCCGCCCTCGGTCATCTCGCGCGGCGAAATGCCGGAGACGAACGACAGGTAGGACGGGACCAGCGGCAGCACGCAGGGGCTGAGGAACGAGAGTGCGCCGGCGGCGAAGGCCACGATGAGGTTGACATCGCTCATGGGAGAACGCTTGGGGCGAGGCGCTTACCGGGGGCCATGATTAGATGATATGGCACAGGGGAGCACGGCACAAGATGGCGTCCTTCGACTTCGCGCCGCTGACGGCGCTACGCTCAGGACGAACGGGTGGATGACAAGCACCCACGCATACCCGTTCGTCCTGAGCGTAGCGCCGCGCCAGCGGCGCGAAGTCGAAGGACGCCATTTCATGCCCGCTCACGTGAGCACAAGGCGCTTCCGTCATGTTTGAATTCCTTTCCAAGGGCGGCTTTTTCATGGTGCCGATCCTGCTGTGCTCGGTCGCGGCGCTGGGGATCTTCGTGGAGCGGCTGTGGAGTTTGCGGCGGGGGCGGGTGGTGCCGGCGGACCTGGTCCGGCGGGCGGAGGCGCTGGTGGCGGACCGGGACCTGGCGAGGGCGACGGAGTTGCTGGGGCGGAGTCCGGCGGCGGTGGCGCGGGTGCTGGCGGTGGGCGTGCGCGTGGCCGGGCAGCGGCGCGACGTGATGAAGGAGCACCTGGAGGAGGCGGGGCGGCAGGAGGCCGCGGGGCTGGAGCGCTTCGTGGACACCCTGGGCACCATCGCCGGGGTCAGCACCCTGCTGGGCCTTCTGGGCACCATCTCGGGCATGATCGAGATATTCTCGGTCATCTCGACCCAGAGCGTGGTGGACCCGGCCACCCTGGCCGGGGGCATCTCCGAGGCCCTGGTCACCACCCTGGCGGGCCTGAGCGTGGCCATTCCCACCGTGGTCATGCACC is part of the Deltaproteobacteria bacterium genome and encodes:
- a CDS encoding cytochrome c biogenesis protein CcdA, with product MSDVNLIVAFAAGALSFLSPCVLPLVPSYLSFVSGISPREMTEGGAGSGRVMGNALAFVLGFSIAFVALGASASLLGRLLLGYQDVVRVVGGLFILVVGVYLTGLFRVATLERYAQFNLRSKPAGYLGSVLVGLTFAVAWIPCVGPILGAILTLAGTSGEVYRGMLLLSAYAGGLGLPLLLSALAMNQFFRLSRALGSWLPAIHVAAGLLLVAVGLLLVTDNMTAVNAYALRLTPAWLVTRL
- a CDS encoding MotA/TolQ/ExbB proton channel family protein: MFEFLSKGGFFMVPILLCSVAALGIFVERLWSLRRGRVVPADLVRRAEALVADRDLARATELLGRSPAAVARVLAVGVRVAGQRRDVMKEHLEEAGRQEAAGLERFVDTLGTIAGVSTLLGLLGTISGMIEIFSVISTQSVVDPATLAGGISEALVTTLAGLSVAIPTVVMHRYLLNKANALTLEMERLCTRFMDLLSEGAGDRGDGGGGPA